One genomic segment of Cellulophaga sp. HaHaR_3_176 includes these proteins:
- the lspA gene encoding signal peptidase II translates to MKKFAILILVFFNVGCDQVSKKLVQNQVEKNDYIQLIKDNFILTHVENKGAMLGFGESFPPFVKIILLQVLPVIVLLLLLINILRKDNLNRWLVIAFAFVIGGGIGNLIDRILHGKVTDFFIIKLGFLKTGIFNMADVSVTTGVILILLLSIKNKKLEF, encoded by the coding sequence TTGAAAAAATTCGCTATTCTTATTCTTGTTTTTTTTAATGTTGGCTGTGATCAGGTTAGCAAAAAACTAGTACAAAATCAGGTTGAGAAGAATGATTATATTCAATTAATTAAAGATAATTTTATACTAACGCATGTTGAGAATAAAGGAGCGATGCTAGGCTTTGGGGAAAGCTTCCCTCCTTTTGTAAAAATTATTCTATTACAAGTTTTACCTGTAATTGTACTTTTACTTCTATTAATCAATATTTTAAGAAAAGATAATCTTAACCGCTGGTTGGTAATTGCATTTGCTTTTGTTATTGGCGGAGGTATTGGTAATTTAATTGATCGTATTTTACACGGAAAAGTAACTGATTTTTTTATTATTAAATTAGGCTTTTTAAAAACTGGAATTTTCAATATGGCAGATGTATCAGTAACCACAGGGGTTATATTGATACTGCTTTTAAGTATTAAGAACAAGAAATTAGAATTTTAG
- a CDS encoding RluA family pseudouridine synthase gives MEKKIRSTSKNLQVIYEDNHIIAINKRPGDIVQGDKTGDAPLSDVVKEYIKIKYDKPGNVYLGVPHRLDRPTSGIVIFAKTSKALPRLNKLFAEKDAKKTYWAVVKQQPPKQKDLLTHYLKRNTKQNKSYGHIKEVPESKKAILEYSVIKKLDHYYLLEIDLHTGRHHQIRAQLNAIGCSIKGDLKYGSDRSNKDGSIHLHARKLSFIHPIKKETIEIVAQPPNDPIWNACF, from the coding sequence GTGGAAAAAAAGATACGTTCTACATCAAAAAATCTTCAAGTAATTTACGAAGACAATCATATAATAGCAATAAATAAACGACCAGGAGATATTGTACAAGGCGATAAAACTGGCGATGCCCCACTTAGCGATGTTGTTAAGGAATATATTAAAATAAAATACGATAAACCTGGTAATGTATATTTAGGTGTACCGCACAGATTAGATAGGCCCACATCTGGCATTGTAATTTTTGCTAAAACATCAAAAGCTTTACCTAGGCTGAATAAACTTTTTGCAGAAAAAGATGCTAAAAAAACATATTGGGCTGTTGTTAAACAGCAGCCTCCGAAACAGAAAGACCTATTAACACATTATTTAAAAAGAAATACAAAACAAAACAAATCTTACGGGCATATAAAAGAAGTGCCTGAAAGTAAAAAAGCAATTTTAGAGTACTCAGTTATAAAAAAATTAGACCATTATTATTTACTAGAAATAGATTTACATACTGGCCGACACCACCAAATACGAGCACAATTAAATGCTATTGGTTGTTCTATTAAAGGAGATTTAAAATATGGGTCTGACAGAAGTAATAAAGACGGCAGCATACATTTACATGCCCGAAAATTATCTTTCATTCACCCTATAAAAAAAGAAACTATAGAGATTGTAGCACAGCCTCCAAATGATCCTATTTGGAACGCCTGTTTCTAA
- a CDS encoding TlpA disulfide reductase family protein, which produces MRSWGVLFFLVFIIFSCKKEEKQINDGMWLAKLKVMDNQTLPFNFKLIKTNTSYSAEIYNGEEIILSEEVIFFKDSILIKMPVFEGYLKGAYTLNRIEGSFVKEGLNRSVPFVAEHGVTSRFQSNEPSEVSISGIWETNFSEGTDDAYLGKGIFIQNDNKVTGTFRTTTGDYRFLEGVVSGDSLKLSTFDGAHAFLFTAKVTDSTLNGVFYSGNHFKEPFVAKRNEVFELPNEDNLTYLKDGFDVFDFSFPDETGKLISLSDDQFIDKPVIVQIMGTWCPNCLDETKYLTNYLNENPENEIEVVALAFEYAKTDTLAFKSINRLKDRVGVKYPILLAQYGSIDKDLAQEKLPMLNHVLSYPTTIFIDKKGEVRKIKTGFNGPATGDKFEAFKNDFEKLVSTLISE; this is translated from the coding sequence ATGAGAAGTTGGGGAGTATTGTTTTTTTTAGTTTTTATAATTTTTTCATGCAAAAAAGAAGAAAAACAAATTAATGATGGAATGTGGTTGGCAAAATTAAAAGTTATGGATAACCAGACGCTACCTTTTAATTTTAAGTTGATTAAAACAAACACAAGTTATAGTGCCGAAATTTATAATGGAGAGGAGATTATTTTAAGTGAAGAGGTTATTTTTTTTAAAGATTCTATTTTAATTAAAATGCCTGTTTTTGAAGGATATTTAAAAGGAGCTTATACATTAAATAGAATAGAAGGTAGCTTTGTGAAAGAAGGCCTGAATAGAAGTGTGCCTTTTGTAGCAGAACATGGTGTAACGAGCAGGTTTCAATCAAATGAGCCTTCAGAAGTCTCTATTTCAGGTATTTGGGAAACCAATTTTAGCGAAGGTACTGATGATGCGTATCTAGGAAAAGGTATTTTTATTCAAAACGATAATAAAGTAACAGGTACATTTAGAACAACAACTGGTGATTACCGTTTTTTAGAAGGTGTAGTATCTGGCGACTCTTTAAAGCTATCTACTTTTGATGGAGCACATGCTTTTTTATTCACAGCAAAAGTTACCGATAGTACTTTAAATGGGGTGTTTTATTCTGGAAATCATTTTAAAGAACCTTTTGTAGCAAAGCGAAATGAAGTTTTTGAATTACCAAATGAAGATAATCTTACTTATTTAAAGGATGGTTTTGATGTGTTTGATTTTTCTTTTCCAGACGAAACAGGTAAGCTTATATCGTTGTCAGATGATCAATTTATAGATAAACCTGTAATTGTTCAAATTATGGGTACATGGTGCCCTAATTGTTTAGATGAAACTAAATATTTAACTAATTACTTAAATGAGAATCCAGAAAATGAGATTGAGGTAGTTGCTTTAGCTTTTGAATATGCAAAGACAGATACTTTAGCTTTTAAAAGTATAAACAGATTGAAAGATAGAGTAGGTGTTAAATATCCAATTTTATTAGCTCAATATGGTAGCATTGATAAAGATTTAGCACAAGAAAAACTGCCAATGCTTAATCATGTTTTATCATATCCGACAACAATTTTTATAGATAAAAAAGGAGAGGTACGTAAAATTAAAACAGGTTTTAATGGACCTGCTACTGGTGATAAATTCGAAGCTTTTAAGAATGATTTTGAGAAGTTGGTATCAACTTTAATTAGTGAATAA
- a CDS encoding DMT family transporter: MKSKNHLSHLLEINIAMLFVSTSGALGRYVSLPVTVTIGFRAVLALLLLVLYCKWKGVSFKIEKKHLFVVVTSGVLIGLHWLTYFYSLRLSNVAIGMISLFTYPILTAFLEPILLKTKLQRVHLLLGLLVLLGIYFLVPNFDIENDYTLAVVIGVFSALVYALRNIILKTKVGSYDGSVLMCYQLGVVGVMLSPFYFSVALDAVIDQWQGIAALALITTAIGHTLFLNSFKHFSITTVSILSSVQPIFGIIIGAFFLSEIPNLNTIIGGVLILSSVVIESVRSSRKTKITD; encoded by the coding sequence TTGAAAAGTAAAAATCATTTAAGTCACCTTTTAGAGATAAATATAGCAATGCTTTTTGTTAGTACTTCTGGTGCCTTAGGAAGGTATGTTTCTTTACCTGTTACTGTTACCATAGGCTTTAGAGCTGTTTTAGCTTTGTTGCTTCTTGTTTTATATTGTAAATGGAAAGGAGTTTCATTTAAAATAGAAAAAAAGCATTTATTTGTTGTTGTTACTAGTGGTGTGTTAATAGGGTTGCATTGGCTAACTTATTTTTACTCGTTGCGATTGTCAAATGTGGCAATAGGTATGATTTCTTTATTTACATACCCAATACTTACTGCTTTTTTAGAACCTATTTTGCTTAAAACAAAATTGCAAAGAGTTCATTTATTACTCGGGTTATTGGTGCTATTAGGTATTTATTTTTTAGTGCCAAATTTTGATATAGAAAATGATTATACGCTAGCCGTAGTTATAGGTGTTTTTTCGGCTTTGGTTTATGCTTTACGTAATATTATTTTAAAAACAAAAGTGGGGTCTTATGATGGTTCTGTATTAATGTGTTACCAATTAGGAGTTGTTGGTGTAATGCTTTCACCTTTTTATTTTTCAGTAGCATTAGATGCTGTAATAGATCAATGGCAAGGTATTGCCGCGTTAGCACTAATTACAACAGCTATTGGTCATACACTTTTTTTAAATAGTTTTAAGCATTTTTCTATTACGACAGTAAGTATTTTAAGCAGTGTACAGCCTATTTTTGGAATTATAATTGGTGCCTTTTTCTTAAGCGAAATACCTAATTTAAATACGATAATTGGAGGGGTTTTGATTTTGAGTTCTGTTGTTATTGAAAGCGTTAGATCTTCTAGAAAAACAAAAATTACTGATTAA
- a CDS encoding 2-isopropylmalate synthase — MSKDIVQIFDTTLRDGEQVPGCKLDTTQKLVIAERLELLGVDVIEAGFPISSPGDFNSVQEIAKLVKNATVCGLTRAVKKDIEVAAEALKYAVKPRIHTGIGTSDSHIKFKFNSNKDAIIERAIEAVSYAKTFVEDVEFYAEDAGRTDNEFLARICEAVIKAGATVLNIPDTTGYCLPDEYGAKIKYLYENVKGIDRAILSCHCHNDLGLATANSIAGVTNGARQIECTINGIGERAGNTALEEVVMILRQHPTLGLDTNINSKLLNDTSRMVSQKMGMFVQPNKAIVGANAFAHSSGIHQDGVIKNRETYEIIDPADVGVNESSIVLTARSGRAALAYRAKIVGYELTKVQLDVVYQEFLKYADNKKEILDEDIHKIIETSNIKIKIVA, encoded by the coding sequence ATGAGCAAAGATATAGTACAAATTTTTGATACGACACTTAGAGACGGAGAACAGGTACCAGGTTGTAAATTAGACACAACACAGAAATTGGTTATTGCAGAAAGATTAGAACTCTTAGGTGTAGATGTTATCGAAGCCGGTTTTCCTATTTCAAGTCCAGGAGATTTTAATTCTGTTCAAGAAATAGCAAAATTAGTAAAGAATGCTACTGTCTGTGGACTTACTAGAGCCGTTAAAAAAGATATAGAAGTTGCTGCTGAAGCATTAAAGTACGCAGTAAAACCAAGAATTCATACAGGTATAGGCACCTCTGACTCTCACATAAAGTTTAAATTCAATTCTAATAAAGATGCCATTATAGAAAGAGCTATTGAAGCTGTTTCTTATGCAAAAACTTTTGTAGAAGACGTTGAGTTTTATGCTGAAGATGCAGGAAGAACAGATAATGAATTTTTAGCTCGTATTTGTGAGGCTGTTATTAAAGCAGGTGCAACAGTATTAAACATACCTGATACAACAGGTTATTGTTTACCTGACGAATATGGTGCAAAAATTAAATACCTATACGAGAATGTAAAAGGTATTGATAGAGCTATACTTTCTTGTCACTGCCATAATGATTTAGGCTTAGCTACAGCTAATTCTATCGCCGGAGTAACTAACGGTGCTCGACAAATAGAATGTACTATAAACGGTATTGGTGAAAGAGCTGGAAACACAGCTTTAGAAGAAGTAGTGATGATTCTAAGACAGCACCCTACTTTAGGTTTAGATACAAATATTAATAGTAAATTATTGAACGATACAAGTAGAATGGTTTCTCAAAAAATGGGAATGTTTGTTCAACCAAACAAAGCTATTGTAGGAGCAAATGCATTTGCTCATAGTTCAGGTATTCACCAAGATGGTGTAATAAAAAATAGAGAAACGTACGAAATTATTGATCCTGCTGATGTTGGAGTTAATGAATCGTCTATTGTTTTAACTGCACGTAGCGGTAGAGCTGCTTTAGCTTATAGAGCAAAAATTGTAGGTTACGAACTTACAAAAGTGCAATTAGATGTTGTTTATCAAGAATTTTTGAAATATGCTGACAATAAGAAAGAAATACTTGACGAAGACATTCATAAAATTATAGAGACAAGCAATATTAAAATAAAAATTGTTGCTTAG
- the panB gene encoding 3-methyl-2-oxobutanoate hydroxymethyltransferase, with protein MSVAKKEYKRVTVKSLIEMKKNGEKISMLTAYDYSMAKIVDAANVDVILVGDSASNVMAGHETTLPITLDQMIYHASSVIRGVNRALVVVDIPFGSYQSDPKEALRSAIRIMKESGGHAVKVEGGLEIKEPIKRILNAGIPVMGHLGLTPQSIYKFGTYTVRAKEEEEAEKLKADALMLEKAGCFAIVLEKIPAALAKEVAESVNIPVIGIGAGNGVDGQVLVVHDLVGLTQEFNPRFLRRYMNLYEEMGKAISDYVSDVKSRDFPSDDEQY; from the coding sequence ATGTCAGTAGCAAAAAAAGAATATAAAAGAGTCACTGTTAAATCTCTAATCGAGATGAAAAAAAACGGTGAAAAAATATCTATGTTAACCGCTTACGATTACTCTATGGCTAAAATTGTTGATGCCGCAAATGTAGATGTAATTTTGGTTGGTGACTCGGCAAGTAATGTTATGGCTGGGCATGAGACTACTTTACCTATTACATTAGACCAAATGATTTATCATGCATCTTCTGTAATTAGAGGTGTCAATAGAGCTTTGGTTGTTGTTGATATTCCTTTCGGGAGTTACCAAAGTGATCCTAAAGAAGCTTTGCGTTCTGCTATTAGAATTATGAAGGAAAGTGGCGGGCATGCTGTAAAAGTTGAAGGTGGCCTTGAAATAAAAGAACCTATCAAACGTATTTTAAATGCTGGTATTCCTGTAATGGGGCATTTAGGTCTAACTCCTCAATCTATTTACAAGTTCGGAACATATACTGTACGTGCTAAAGAAGAGGAAGAAGCTGAAAAATTAAAAGCAGATGCATTAATGCTTGAAAAAGCAGGTTGTTTTGCTATTGTTTTAGAAAAAATACCCGCTGCACTGGCTAAAGAAGTTGCCGAAAGTGTAAACATACCTGTAATTGGTATTGGTGCAGGTAATGGTGTTGATGGTCAGGTTTTAGTAGTTCATGATTTAGTAGGTTTAACACAAGAGTTTAATCCACGTTTTTTACGTAGATACATGAATTTATATGAAGAAATGGGAAAAGCCATTTCAGATTATGTTTCCGATGTAAAAAGTCGTGATTTCCCTAGTGATGATGAGCAATACTAA
- the leuB gene encoding 3-isopropylmalate dehydrogenase, whose amino-acid sequence MELKIALLPGDGIGPEVVAQAVKCLRAIEEIFNHKFTYTEGLIGATSIYQTGVPLSEETIKLCSDSDAVLFGAIGSPEFDDDLDAKVRPESGLFQLRKELGVFANIRPVAVFPTLLKKSPLKESVLRGTDFVIYREISSGIYSGDRKLSKDGTTASDLCEYSEKEISRITHLAFKAAKKRRKKLTLIDKSNVLETSRLWRRVVKRIAESYPDVELECLFIDNAIMQMILNPSKFDVILTENLFGDIISDEGSVIGGSIGLLPSASIGEGKAMFEPIHGSYPQAKGKDIANPIATILSAAMLLQHFGLEEESRAVVSAVNKALKKNIVTPDINIKSKFGTNDVGDFIATNIVDTDETLNMNYENIGLGKSTII is encoded by the coding sequence ATGGAATTAAAAATAGCATTATTACCAGGAGATGGTATCGGACCAGAAGTTGTTGCACAAGCAGTTAAATGCTTGCGTGCAATAGAAGAAATATTTAATCATAAATTCACTTATACAGAAGGGCTTATTGGAGCCACATCTATATATCAAACAGGTGTACCTTTATCGGAAGAAACTATAAAATTATGTAGTGATTCTGATGCTGTATTATTTGGAGCAATAGGTTCTCCTGAATTTGATGATGATCTAGATGCAAAGGTTAGACCTGAAAGTGGTTTGTTTCAGCTTCGTAAAGAATTAGGTGTATTTGCAAATATTAGACCCGTAGCTGTTTTTCCTACTTTATTAAAAAAATCACCATTAAAAGAATCTGTTTTAAGAGGTACCGATTTTGTAATTTATAGAGAGATTAGCAGTGGCATCTATTCTGGTGATCGCAAACTAAGTAAAGATGGCACAACAGCATCTGATTTATGTGAATATTCAGAAAAAGAAATTAGCAGAATTACTCATTTAGCATTTAAAGCTGCCAAAAAAAGAAGAAAAAAGTTAACTTTAATAGATAAATCAAATGTTTTAGAAACTTCTCGTTTATGGAGAAGAGTTGTAAAGCGTATAGCGGAAAGTTATCCTGATGTTGAATTAGAGTGTTTATTTATCGATAATGCAATCATGCAAATGATATTAAACCCTAGTAAGTTTGATGTTATTTTAACAGAAAATTTATTTGGTGATATAATATCTGACGAAGGAAGTGTTATTGGAGGCTCTATCGGCTTATTACCATCTGCATCTATTGGAGAAGGCAAAGCAATGTTTGAGCCAATACACGGTTCTTACCCGCAGGCTAAAGGAAAAGATATTGCCAACCCAATTGCTACAATTTTGTCTGCAGCAATGTTATTACAACATTTTGGCTTGGAAGAAGAGTCAAGAGCAGTAGTATCTGCCGTAAACAAAGCTTTGAAAAAAAATATAGTTACCCCCGATATTAACATTAAGAGTAAGTTTGGAACCAATGATGTAGGTGATTTTATTGCCACAAACATTGTTGATACCGATGAAACTCTTAACATGAATTATGAAAACATAGGTTTAGGGAAATCTACTATCATTTAA
- a CDS encoding GyrI-like domain-containing protein, giving the protein MKHRIEILSEKKLVGKWLTMSYVDNKTQALWKSFMPMKENIQNVVSNDLYSMQIYKTSLVFKNFNPNENFIKWAAIEVSDFDQLNENLETHTLKGGLYAVFNHKGNAEQFQKTFNAIFQEWLPKSDYVIDNREHFELLGEKYSNTSPDSEEEIWIPIQLKSDLN; this is encoded by the coding sequence ATGAAACATCGTATTGAAATACTATCTGAGAAAAAACTAGTTGGTAAATGGTTAACAATGTCATACGTTGATAATAAAACTCAAGCATTATGGAAAAGTTTTATGCCGATGAAAGAAAATATTCAAAATGTAGTTTCAAACGATTTGTATTCTATGCAAATTTATAAAACCTCTTTAGTATTTAAAAACTTCAACCCGAATGAAAACTTTATAAAATGGGCTGCTATTGAAGTTTCTGATTTTGATCAATTAAATGAAAATTTAGAAACTCACACTTTAAAAGGTGGTTTATATGCTGTTTTCAACCACAAAGGGAATGCTGAGCAGTTTCAAAAAACATTCAATGCTATTTTTCAGGAGTGGTTACCAAAATCTGATTACGTTATAGATAACAGAGAACATTTTGAATTGTTAGGTGAAAAATATAGCAATACATCCCCAGATTCTGAAGAAGAAATTTGGATTCCTATTCAACTTAAATCTGATTTAAATTAA
- a CDS encoding fasciclin domain-containing protein: MSFLKFPVLLLLVFFMFNAQAQNSTISNPKMDPDKSIIKNAKASGKHDLLLAAVRASDLEKTLDNDGPFTVFAPNDLDFDITTKEKVKELLEKKDKKELQSVLGYHIIAGKITASKILKALCRGKGKAKFTTISGEILNATMKGLDIILTDEQGHQSTIIKADADQCNGIIHEIDSIKPFKA, translated from the coding sequence ATGAGTTTTTTAAAGTTCCCCGTTTTATTACTTCTTGTGTTTTTCATGTTTAATGCTCAAGCACAAAACTCTACTATTTCTAATCCTAAAATGGACCCAGATAAATCAATTATAAAAAATGCTAAAGCTTCTGGTAAGCATGATTTATTATTAGCAGCAGTAAGAGCTTCTGATTTAGAGAAAACTTTAGATAACGATGGCCCTTTTACTGTTTTTGCACCTAATGATTTAGATTTTGATATTACAACTAAAGAGAAGGTAAAAGAGCTTTTAGAGAAAAAAGATAAAAAGGAATTACAATCAGTTTTAGGATATCATATTATTGCAGGTAAAATTACAGCTTCAAAAATATTAAAAGCCTTATGCAGAGGTAAAGGAAAAGCCAAATTCACTACAATTTCTGGTGAAATATTAAATGCTACTATGAAAGGGTTGGATATTATATTAACAGATGAACAAGGGCATCAATCTACAATCATAAAAGCAGATGCAGACCAATGCAATGGTATTATTCATGAAATTGATAGTATAAAACCTTTTAAAGCTTAA
- the pheT gene encoding phenylalanine--tRNA ligase subunit beta — MKISYNWLKQFLQIGWEAEQTADLLTDLGLEVEGIESFESIKGGLKGIVVGHVLTCTKHPNADKLKITTVDIGTETPLQIVCGAANVTEGIKVPVATIGTKLYTKEGEEWTIKKGKIRGEESYGMICAEDEIGVGESHDGIMILNDDIAAGTLCATIFEVESDIVFEIGLTPNRADAMSHLGVARDLKAGLKQKELQLELITPSISNFSVTNRSLKIDIDVLDNKLAPRYCGVTISNLTVQESPTWLKNRLKSIGLSPVNNIVDATNYVLHELGQPLHAFDANKIKDHKIIVKTLPKGTKFKTLDGTEIELHEDDLMICDSEKPLCIAGVYGGLNSGVTNETKSIFLESAYFDPVSVRKASKRHGFNTDASFRFERGIDINNVEYCLKRAAILIQQIAGGDITSDLIDLYPNKQNDYQVFLTYKKINGLIGQEIPQDTIKSILASLDIKLNNVTETGLGLTIPFYRVDVQREVDVIEELLRVYGYNNINFKQKLNASIATTSPFEDYKIQNIIGDFLAAKGFYEIMTNSLSTTSYNDLNEDLKEEQTVKIINPLSSDLSILRRSLLFTGLEAVVYNSNRKRQNLKFFEFGKSYHLYNNKQVENKHLALFITGNKNEDNWTGASEKSNFFTLKSSVESILERLGITRTTATVSDSKELSEGLSIKSQKTNLVDFGIVKKSVLKKFGIKNEVLYADFKWDAILSLIAEKITYQEISKFPEVKRDFALLLDNSVNFKDIHETAFATEKSLLKEVSLFDVYTGSKLPEGKKSYAISFTLKSEKATLTEKQIEKIMNKFQDKFETKLGAELR, encoded by the coding sequence ATGAAAATCTCTTACAACTGGTTAAAACAATTTTTACAAATTGGCTGGGAAGCTGAACAAACCGCAGATTTATTAACAGATTTAGGGTTAGAAGTTGAAGGCATAGAGTCGTTTGAATCTATAAAAGGTGGTTTAAAAGGTATTGTTGTAGGCCATGTGCTTACATGCACAAAACACCCTAATGCTGACAAATTAAAAATTACAACTGTAGATATAGGCACTGAAACTCCGCTTCAAATAGTTTGTGGAGCAGCTAATGTTACCGAAGGTATAAAAGTGCCCGTAGCAACTATTGGAACAAAGCTTTATACGAAAGAAGGTGAAGAATGGACTATAAAGAAAGGTAAAATTCGTGGTGAAGAAAGCTATGGAATGATTTGTGCCGAAGATGAGATTGGAGTTGGTGAAAGTCATGATGGTATTATGATTTTGAATGATGATATTGCTGCTGGAACTTTGTGCGCTACAATTTTTGAAGTAGAAAGCGATATTGTTTTTGAAATAGGTCTTACCCCTAACAGAGCAGATGCAATGAGCCATTTAGGTGTTGCAAGAGATTTAAAAGCTGGTCTTAAACAGAAGGAATTACAATTAGAACTTATAACACCATCTATAAGTAATTTTTCAGTAACTAACCGATCTTTAAAAATTGACATTGACGTATTAGATAACAAACTTGCTCCTAGATATTGTGGTGTTACCATAAGTAACTTAACAGTACAAGAATCTCCTACGTGGTTAAAAAATAGGTTAAAATCAATTGGTTTAAGTCCTGTTAACAACATTGTAGATGCAACTAATTATGTATTACATGAATTAGGACAGCCTTTACATGCTTTTGATGCTAATAAAATAAAGGACCATAAGATTATTGTAAAAACATTACCTAAAGGCACAAAGTTTAAAACACTTGATGGTACTGAAATAGAATTACACGAAGATGATTTAATGATTTGTGATTCTGAAAAACCTTTATGTATTGCTGGTGTTTATGGCGGATTAAACTCAGGTGTTACTAATGAAACAAAATCTATATTTTTAGAAAGTGCTTATTTCGATCCAGTTTCTGTTCGTAAAGCATCTAAAAGACATGGCTTTAATACAGATGCTTCTTTTCGTTTTGAAAGAGGAATTGATATTAACAATGTGGAATATTGCTTAAAAAGAGCTGCAATTTTAATTCAGCAAATTGCAGGTGGAGATATTACATCTGATTTAATAGATCTTTACCCTAACAAGCAAAATGATTATCAAGTTTTCTTGACTTATAAAAAAATTAATGGATTAATCGGTCAAGAAATTCCTCAAGATACTATTAAATCTATTTTAGCTTCTTTAGATATCAAATTAAATAATGTTACTGAAACTGGTTTAGGATTAACAATTCCTTTTTACAGAGTTGATGTACAAAGAGAAGTTGATGTTATTGAAGAACTATTAAGAGTTTATGGCTACAACAACATAAACTTTAAACAAAAGTTGAATGCTTCAATTGCTACTACGTCGCCTTTTGAAGATTATAAAATTCAAAATATAATAGGTGATTTTTTAGCTGCCAAAGGCTTTTATGAAATAATGACTAACAGTTTATCTACTACTTCTTATAACGATTTAAATGAAGATTTAAAAGAAGAGCAAACTGTAAAAATTATAAATCCTTTAAGTAGTGATTTATCTATTTTAAGAAGGTCTTTACTTTTTACAGGTTTAGAAGCTGTTGTATATAATAGCAATAGAAAAAGACAAAACCTGAAGTTTTTTGAATTTGGAAAAAGCTATCATTTATACAATAATAAACAAGTTGAAAATAAGCATTTAGCTTTGTTTATTACTGGTAATAAAAATGAAGACAACTGGACAGGAGCTTCCGAAAAATCAAACTTTTTTACGCTAAAATCTAGTGTTGAAAGTATTTTAGAAAGACTTGGAATCACAAGAACAACAGCTACTGTTTCTGATAGTAAAGAATTATCAGAAGGATTATCTATAAAATCTCAAAAAACTAATTTAGTTGATTTTGGTATTGTTAAAAAATCTGTCTTAAAAAAGTTCGGAATTAAAAACGAAGTACTTTATGCTGATTTTAAATGGGATGCTATACTAAGTTTAATTGCTGAAAAAATAACATATCAAGAAATATCTAAGTTTCCTGAAGTAAAAAGAGATTTCGCTCTCTTACTTGATAATAGCGTTAATTTTAAAGACATACACGAAACTGCTTTTGCTACAGAAAAAAGTCTTTTAAAAGAAGTTAGTTTGTTTGATGTTTACACAGGTTCTAAACTCCCTGAAGGTAAAAAATCATACGCAATTAGCTTTACCTTAAAATCTGAAAAAGCAACGCTTACAGAAAAGCAAATTGAAAAAATAATGAATAAGTTTCAAGATAAATTTGAAACTAAATTAGGTGCCGAGCTTAGGTAG